A region of Caldicoprobacter guelmensis DNA encodes the following proteins:
- a CDS encoding serpin family protein has product MRIKHVACMYIVVFVTAVILTSCSMINWASIAGSKLPPPAEKVDERLVDANIEFSFKLFNQLIGDQVKDNVFICPASVSLALSMTYNGADGETKEAMAQALQLQNMSIEDVNKANADLLTILQNPDPDIKVSIANSIWIREGVSFYKEFLDVNKRFYNAYIEHLNFSSPQAPNIINNWIKECTNGRIDKVIEDPLTKRFSKG; this is encoded by the coding sequence ATGAGGATAAAGCATGTGGCGTGTATGTATATTGTTGTTTTTGTTACAGCAGTTATATTGACTTCATGCAGCATGATAAACTGGGCATCCATTGCTGGGTCTAAACTTCCACCTCCTGCTGAAAAGGTGGATGAAAGGCTGGTGGATGCAAACATCGAGTTCAGCTTTAAGTTGTTTAATCAGCTAATTGGTGACCAGGTAAAGGATAACGTGTTTATCTGCCCTGCAAGCGTGAGTCTGGCTTTGAGCATGACGTACAATGGTGCCGATGGTGAAACAAAAGAGGCAATGGCCCAAGCTTTACAGTTACAGAACATGAGCATAGAAGATGTCAATAAAGCCAATGCAGACCTGCTAACCATACTTCAAAACCCTGATCCCGACATAAAAGTATCCATTGCTAATTCAATTTGGATAAGGGAAGGGGTGTCATTTTACAAGGAGTTCTTGGATGTAAATAAACGATTTTACAACGCATATATAGAGCACTTGAATTTCTCATCTCCGCAAGCCCCCAATATTATTAACAATTGGATAAAAGAGTGCACAAACGGAAGGATAGATAAGGTTATAGAGGATCCGTTAACCAAAAGATTCTCTAAAGGTTAA
- a CDS encoding HD domain-containing protein, protein MKSTKNLLLRADEGQLLLTDEKGEIIRSLSLMNVIDQLSSTHKREKEERIKAKRLAKNTLIVTGLIIDMLPFGVVLASPPGKIVKCNRVARRILLEKFSNQEEVAALINGAYKDKIIESGSGTYYRIEVSPLNEKTNNVLVAFIDVSREYTLLNRIKEMQEELETAFLAMLPDQRIEARLKSIPEYMDEYDENTGMIKITGIIEDGCYRHVVNMLKLLADAFKQGLMELPGVNKNTLVQATILHDIGKVQPDLKVGDVVNPKEVFEQGFYHAFRGASLSRSLYDINDEVYYLIKYHHHGENELPADFPDYLLVMHRFFRLIDGLSAGITRRGSMVKMRIKGTKIHVREESSFPAYNQEFEMDIYTGRTIRCDIKK, encoded by the coding sequence ATGAAATCAACAAAAAATTTACTCCTCAGGGCTGATGAGGGACAGTTGTTGTTGACAGACGAAAAAGGAGAAATAATCAGAAGTCTTTCACTTATGAATGTAATAGATCAACTCAGTTCTACACACAAGCGAGAAAAAGAGGAAAGGATTAAAGCGAAAAGATTAGCAAAAAATACCTTGATTGTCACAGGTTTAATAATAGATATGTTGCCTTTTGGTGTTGTTTTAGCTTCCCCACCGGGTAAAATAGTGAAATGCAACAGGGTTGCAAGAAGGATATTATTAGAAAAATTTTCAAACCAAGAGGAAGTAGCCGCTTTAATAAACGGTGCATACAAAGATAAAATAATTGAAAGCGGGTCAGGAACTTATTATAGGATAGAAGTGAGTCCTTTGAATGAAAAGACAAATAACGTTCTTGTCGCTTTTATAGATGTATCCCGTGAATATACACTGCTGAACCGAATAAAGGAAATGCAAGAGGAGCTAGAAACGGCATTTTTGGCAATGCTTCCGGACCAGCGTATAGAGGCCAGGCTGAAGTCCATACCGGAATATATGGATGAATATGACGAAAATACCGGCATGATCAAAATAACTGGCATTATAGAAGACGGTTGTTACAGACATGTAGTAAACATGCTTAAGTTATTAGCAGATGCCTTTAAACAGGGGCTGATGGAACTGCCTGGCGTGAATAAGAATACCCTGGTTCAGGCTACTATACTTCACGACATCGGAAAGGTGCAGCCGGATTTAAAGGTAGGCGACGTAGTAAATCCCAAAGAAGTATTTGAACAAGGTTTTTACCATGCGTTTAGAGGGGCTTCTTTGAGCAGGTCGTTGTACGATATAAACGATGAGGTGTATTATTTGATAAAGTATCATCATCATGGTGAGAATGAACTGCCTGCTGATTTCCCTGATTATTTGCTGGTTATGCACAGGTTTTTCCGGCTTATAGACGGGCTTTCTGCAGGCATAACGCGCAGGGGATCCATGGTAAAGATGAGGATAAAAGGCACAAAGATTCATGTTAGAGAAGAGAGCAGCTTCCCTGCTTATAACCAGGAATTTGAGATGGATATTTATACGGGACGGACTATAAGGTGCGATATAAAAAAATAA
- a CDS encoding transposase, with amino-acid sequence MAGKIKRVFKRLPICILGDSLYACEGVFKLCDEYRWKFLIRYKEGRIKSVGEEFEAIKKIDGMSFRKREGDIEREDNIFWANEISYNERVVNLIEFVDTEGDGENKRYVFITNIKVTQKNALALVGAGRSRWKIENEGFNRQKNLIYAIGHINSYNYNAMKNHYLLTQIADILMQLYTKGAKVLKVIKKTIKHISLHLLEDLRTKVITDEDMVSIMKPMQVRFT; translated from the coding sequence TTGGCGGGGAAAATAAAGAGAGTTTTCAAGAGGCTGCCCATTTGTATTTTAGGGGACAGTCTTTATGCCTGTGAAGGTGTGTTTAAGTTATGTGATGAGTATAGGTGGAAATTTTTGATAAGGTATAAGGAAGGACGGATAAAGAGCGTGGGGGAAGAATTTGAAGCTATAAAGAAGATAGATGGGATGAGTTTCAGGAAGAGAGAAGGAGATATAGAACGAGAGGATAATATTTTTTGGGCTAATGAAATATCATACAATGAAAGGGTAGTAAACTTAATTGAGTTTGTTGATACAGAAGGAGATGGTGAGAATAAACGTTATGTTTTTATTACCAACATAAAGGTAACGCAGAAAAATGCCCTGGCACTTGTTGGCGCAGGGCGAAGTCGATGGAAAATTGAAAACGAAGGATTCAATCGACAAAAGAATTTGATATATGCCATAGGGCATATAAACAGCTACAACTACAACGCTATGAAGAACCATTATCTGCTTACGCAGATTGCGGACATATTGATGCAGCTATACACCAAGGGAGCAAAAGTACTTAAGGTTATCAAGAAGACTATAAAGCACATATCCTTGCATCTGTTAGAAGATTTAAGGACTAAGGTTATAACAGATGAGGATATGGTCAGTATAATGAAGCCGATGCAAGTAAGGTTCACGTAG
- a CDS encoding IS256 family transposase codes for MDKNTYYQTVKNMAVEKVLNQYCSDSDPSRPALKKLLEDLLDWFMLSERQIYLLKNENDKGNGFYDRKLGTPMGNLEISVPRTRTGDFRPHILPEPYKRVDESYTDLLMSLVVNGYSESSLLNTLKSLNLPYSDDELDKIKDDLKSELDLFKQRELPESVFALLIDAYHCEIKDGSKVKKAACYIVLGIDMEGKKDIFGLYTFFGKENRADWNKVFEDLINRGLKRVLVVVSDDFPGIIDTVKAVYPYADHQLCFVHLQRNIRKYMTKADATEFNKELDKIKFASSFDEAVQKFYELCSNFKSKYSRYMNLLMEKAEHYMAFTKYPESLRKHIYTTNSVESINSLVEKIRIRSGGYFNSVEVLEINIYLQRENLRRTKWKKAVPMINAHIYEIQQIFQLRYFNQTQNS; via the coding sequence ATGGATAAAAATACCTATTATCAAACAGTTAAAAATATGGCGGTTGAAAAAGTATTAAATCAGTATTGCTCTGATTCGGACCCATCTCGCCCTGCCTTGAAAAAATTGCTGGAGGATTTGCTCGACTGGTTTATGTTGTCTGAACGCCAAATCTATCTCTTGAAAAACGAGAATGACAAAGGTAACGGCTTTTATGATAGAAAACTTGGTACACCTATGGGTAACCTGGAAATCTCTGTCCCAAGAACTCGCACTGGCGATTTCAGACCTCACATCCTCCCTGAACCGTATAAAAGGGTGGATGAATCCTATACAGACCTCCTTATGTCCCTTGTTGTCAACGGTTATTCAGAATCTTCCCTCTTAAATACCCTCAAAAGCCTCAATCTCCCTTATTCTGATGATGAACTCGACAAAATCAAAGATGACCTAAAAAGCGAGTTAGACCTTTTCAAACAACGAGAATTACCCGAATCGGTGTTTGCATTACTCATCGATGCCTATCACTGTGAGATAAAGGACGGCTCAAAAGTAAAGAAAGCCGCATGCTACATAGTCCTTGGCATCGATATGGAAGGTAAAAAAGATATCTTTGGCCTTTACACCTTCTTCGGTAAAGAAAACAGAGCCGATTGGAACAAGGTCTTTGAAGACTTGATAAATCGCGGTCTTAAACGAGTTTTAGTAGTTGTAAGCGATGATTTCCCTGGAATTATTGACACGGTCAAAGCTGTATATCCATATGCTGACCATCAGCTCTGTTTTGTACACCTTCAGAGAAATATCCGCAAATATATGACCAAAGCTGATGCCACAGAATTCAATAAAGAACTCGATAAAATAAAGTTTGCTTCTTCCTTTGATGAAGCTGTTCAAAAGTTTTATGAACTTTGCAGTAACTTTAAGAGTAAATATAGCCGATATATGAACCTTCTTATGGAGAAAGCAGAACATTACATGGCTTTCACTAAATATCCCGAATCCTTGAGAAAGCATATTTATACTACCAACAGTGTAGAGAGTATTAATAGCCTGGTTGAAAAAATTCGGATAAGGTCGGGTGGTTACTTTAACTCTGTCGAGGTATTGGAAATTAACATATATTTACAGAGGGAAAACTTAAGGCGGACAAAATGGAAAAAAGCGGTACCAATGATAAATGCTCACATTTATGAAATACAACAAATTTTCCAGTTACGTTACTTTAATCAGACACAAAATTCTTGA
- a CDS encoding transposase family protein — protein sequence MVTRKEKREAEKNTNFFLEFIRIKNHFFKDLNERLRNVKDPRHKSYITYLPDVILFVMIIKNIMALTSMREMTEELNKDECIKNIEKVLGVESLEELPHYDTINDFLSKLEPTELEKIRVYMIKELLKKRCFEDFRIRGKYWGVIFDATGLYSFKERHCEHCLKREYVNKETEEVTTVYMHQVLEAKLVIGDMVFSIGTGELSRILCLIKVT from the coding sequence TTGGTAACGAGAAAAGAAAAAAGAGAAGCAGAAAAGAACACAAATTTTTTTCTCGAGTTCATAAGAATTAAGAATCATTTTTTTAAGGATTTAAATGAGAGACTTAGGAATGTAAAAGATCCCAGACATAAGAGCTATATCACTTATCTTCCAGACGTTATACTTTTTGTAATGATAATAAAGAATATAATGGCATTAACGTCTATGAGGGAGATGACGGAGGAATTAAACAAAGATGAATGTATAAAAAATATTGAGAAAGTTTTGGGAGTAGAGAGCCTAGAGGAATTACCCCATTATGATACTATAAATGATTTTTTATCTAAGTTGGAACCGACTGAGCTTGAAAAAATTAGGGTATATATGATAAAAGAGTTACTGAAAAAGAGATGTTTTGAAGATTTCAGGATACGAGGGAAATATTGGGGAGTAATATTTGATGCGACAGGACTTTATTCATTTAAGGAAAGGCATTGCGAACACTGTTTGAAGCGGGAATATGTAAATAAGGAAACTGAGGAAGTGACGACGGTATATATGCATCAAGTGCTTGAGGCCAAGCTTGTTATTGGGGATATGGTATTTAGTATAGGGACAGGAGAGTTGTCAAGAATTTTGTGTCTGATTAAAGTAACGTAA
- a CDS encoding spore germination protein, which produces MFNMIKSLFRRGTPKENIDTIYTGLDEPLPKNIEKVKERLDEIFSGCDDFVVRHIVCGKGEDDEVRILVSYIDGLVDKNILNRDIIRPIIEYFSQTEVHGEPKLAFQRIKECAISGSDFEEIQNMQQAVYKIVSGNAVLCVDGVKCALAVDVKATQGRQIDEPDTEVAIRGPREGFVENLATNMALIRKRIKSPNLKFEIIRLGVQTKTDVCVCYIKGIANEEIVKEVRKRIKKIRTDAILDTGYIEQYIADNRLTLFPIVGNTEKCDKLVAKLLEGRVAILCDGTPYILTVPYIFIESIQTSDDYYDHAFFATFMRLLRLFALVISNLLPAMYVALVSFHHTVIPIKLIITLAASRQGIPFSPFVEAVLMITAFELLREAGVRMPRTIGQALSIVGAIVLGEASVAAGIASNLMVIVVAITAICNFVVPPLIRATMLLRFVFLVAANFLGFLGISFVAVAVLIHLCRLRSFGIPYMAPFSPLTASDLKDSLLTAPIWVMLTRPKILFTEDTKGTVGIKRQEADEISED; this is translated from the coding sequence ATGTTTAACATGATTAAAAGCCTTTTTAGGCGCGGAACCCCCAAAGAAAACATAGACACGATATATACCGGCCTGGATGAACCTCTGCCCAAAAATATCGAAAAAGTAAAAGAAAGGCTAGATGAAATCTTCTCGGGGTGTGATGACTTTGTGGTACGGCACATAGTTTGCGGTAAAGGTGAAGATGATGAGGTGCGAATACTGGTATCATACATTGACGGCCTCGTTGACAAAAACATACTAAATCGTGACATAATCCGCCCCATAATCGAGTATTTTTCCCAAACCGAAGTGCACGGTGAACCAAAGCTGGCATTTCAACGCATTAAGGAGTGCGCCATAAGCGGCAGCGATTTTGAAGAGATTCAAAACATGCAGCAGGCGGTCTATAAAATCGTTTCGGGAAATGCGGTGCTTTGTGTGGATGGGGTAAAATGCGCGTTAGCCGTGGATGTAAAAGCAACGCAGGGCAGGCAGATCGATGAACCCGATACCGAGGTTGCCATAAGAGGTCCGCGTGAAGGCTTTGTTGAAAACCTCGCCACCAATATGGCACTCATCAGGAAAAGAATCAAAAGCCCAAACCTCAAGTTTGAGATAATCCGGCTGGGCGTTCAGACCAAAACCGATGTCTGCGTATGCTACATCAAAGGAATCGCAAATGAAGAAATCGTCAAGGAAGTACGGAAGAGGATTAAAAAGATTAGAACCGACGCCATCCTTGATACAGGATATATAGAGCAATATATAGCCGATAACCGCTTAACCCTTTTCCCCATCGTGGGCAACACCGAAAAATGTGACAAGCTGGTGGCAAAACTGCTGGAAGGCAGGGTAGCGATACTGTGCGACGGTACACCCTATATACTGACAGTCCCCTATATCTTCATAGAGTCCATCCAGACATCTGACGACTACTACGACCACGCCTTTTTTGCAACGTTTATGCGGTTGCTCAGGCTTTTTGCGCTGGTCATATCCAACCTGTTGCCGGCTATGTACGTGGCGCTGGTGAGCTTTCATCATACCGTAATCCCAATAAAGCTCATAATCACGTTAGCCGCCTCACGCCAGGGAATACCCTTTTCGCCGTTTGTAGAAGCTGTGCTGATGATAACGGCGTTTGAACTTTTACGCGAAGCCGGCGTACGCATGCCCAGAACGATAGGGCAAGCGCTCAGCATCGTAGGGGCTATCGTATTGGGCGAGGCATCAGTTGCCGCAGGGATCGCCAGCAACCTCATGGTCATCGTGGTGGCCATAACAGCAATATGCAACTTTGTAGTGCCGCCGCTTATCAGGGCTACCATGTTGCTTAGGTTTGTCTTCCTGGTAGCTGCCAATTTTCTTGGATTCCTTGGCATCTCCTTTGTAGCCGTGGCTGTTCTCATACACCTATGCAGGTTGCGCTCCTTCGGCATACCTTATATGGCACCCTTTTCTCCCCTTACAGCTTCTGACCTTAAGGACTCACTCCTAACGGCACCCATATGGGTGATGCTCACACGGCCCAAAATACTATTCACCGAAGACACAAAGGGTACAGTGGGAATAAAGCGCCAGGAGGCAGATGAGATAAGTGAAGATTAA
- a CDS encoding Ger(x)C family spore germination protein → MKIKIITLLILSALLTGCWDNVDLIDINIVTALGIDKSEDGKIIVTVQVIEPAALQSTSSSQGKGGMAQPKPVFVKSYKGETISDALISMKAVVDKRLFLSTLQVIILGEKLCREGINEALDFLHRDYQVEYLADVLVARGCSPEDILKIQPEMDAIPAMYIKGTIENTKLRAKVKRTMLIELFKDVKNKCRQITIGQITKENEKTVKAEGTAVFKDGKLVGWLNQYETRGFLFATDKVESTVVTIPVASGKMSIQVLNSNGKIDVKFKNGQPYRLSIYVNLEGNIAEYTGKGVLSFQQDIHMLQKALSEEVKKEIAMAIRKAQKEYSSDIFGFGKIVHKYHPQYWKQIMDQWNDIFSQLPVDIVVNLKIRRSGLIKSPMIKDE, encoded by the coding sequence GTGAAGATTAAGATAATAACACTGTTGATTTTGTCAGCGCTTTTGACCGGATGCTGGGACAACGTGGATTTGATAGACATCAACATAGTTACTGCACTTGGGATTGACAAATCAGAAGATGGAAAGATAATCGTAACGGTGCAGGTGATAGAACCGGCGGCTTTGCAATCCACGTCTTCCAGCCAAGGGAAAGGGGGAATGGCGCAGCCCAAACCGGTATTTGTTAAATCCTACAAAGGTGAAACCATTTCAGACGCCTTGATAAGCATGAAAGCGGTAGTGGACAAGAGGCTGTTTTTGAGCACACTCCAGGTAATCATCCTTGGAGAGAAGCTTTGTCGAGAAGGCATCAATGAGGCGCTGGATTTCCTGCACAGGGATTATCAGGTAGAATACCTGGCGGATGTGCTGGTAGCAAGGGGCTGCAGCCCTGAAGACATTTTAAAGATACAGCCCGAGATGGATGCCATCCCGGCGATGTATATAAAGGGGACGATAGAAAACACAAAGTTGAGGGCAAAGGTAAAGCGCACGATGCTGATAGAATTGTTTAAAGACGTTAAAAACAAATGCAGGCAGATTACTATAGGACAGATAACCAAGGAAAATGAAAAAACCGTCAAAGCAGAAGGTACAGCCGTCTTCAAAGATGGAAAGCTGGTAGGATGGCTAAACCAGTACGAGACAAGGGGGTTTTTGTTTGCAACCGACAAAGTAGAAAGCACAGTTGTTACAATACCGGTGGCTAGCGGTAAAATGTCCATACAGGTACTGAATTCCAACGGAAAAATAGACGTCAAATTTAAAAACGGCCAACCCTACAGGCTGTCAATTTACGTTAACCTTGAAGGCAATATAGCAGAATATACAGGAAAGGGAGTACTGAGCTTTCAGCAAGACATACATATGCTGCAGAAAGCTTTAAGCGAAGAAGTCAAAAAAGAAATCGCTATGGCTATCAGAAAAGCGCAGAAAGAATACTCCAGCGACATATTTGGATTTGGCAAAATTGTGCATAAATACCATCCTCAATACTGGAAACAAATAATGGACCAGTGGAACGATATATTCAGCCAACTTCCTGTTGACATAGTCGTAAATTTAAAGATAAGGCGTTCGGGACTCATCAAAAGTCCCATGATAAAAGATGAGTGA
- a CDS encoding GerAB/ArcD/ProY family transporter translates to MEKEKISSLQLFMLMTGFLFGSTLIINPITSAKNDGWLAIIIGGIGGTLLLRMYATISALNPFKNFAEILKSHLGKVLGNVLALLYVWYFTHLASLVLRNFGSFMTTTAYLYTPLEVIIVIFAIIIVYAVNSGIEVVSRVSKILVPVIPVIAVLISIGIVTVHDFTAFLPLLENGIQPVIKAAYAFLTFPFGETIAFLMIFPHLNRRENLRRVSALSALSATGLFLFIFFRDITALGSHFIYQATYVPHITSVLIPGINLEPLFDINLLIGGGIKIAICLYAASTMLADIIGAGDYRKLTTALLTFCVVLSIWIYENIFEMFNWAENVWPYYSIPFQFAIPLILLLLSLKNKNKANTTESAEQ, encoded by the coding sequence ATGGAAAAGGAAAAAATATCCAGCTTGCAGCTGTTTATGCTCATGACAGGCTTTTTATTTGGTAGTACGCTCATCATCAATCCGATAACAAGCGCAAAAAACGATGGATGGTTGGCTATAATTATCGGGGGAATAGGCGGCACATTGCTTTTACGGATGTATGCCACAATCTCTGCTCTTAACCCCTTCAAAAACTTTGCGGAGATTTTGAAAAGCCACTTGGGCAAAGTACTGGGCAATGTGCTTGCCCTACTGTATGTATGGTATTTTACACACCTGGCTTCACTGGTGCTCAGAAATTTCGGGTCCTTCATGACCACAACTGCATACCTATATACCCCATTAGAAGTGATCATTGTCATTTTTGCCATAATTATTGTATACGCGGTAAACAGCGGGATAGAGGTGGTGAGCAGGGTAAGCAAGATACTTGTACCGGTCATCCCGGTTATAGCAGTTCTCATCAGCATAGGTATCGTAACCGTCCATGATTTTACCGCATTTTTACCATTACTGGAAAACGGCATACAGCCCGTAATAAAGGCGGCTTATGCATTTTTGACCTTCCCTTTCGGCGAGACAATCGCCTTTTTAATGATATTTCCACATTTAAACAGAAGAGAGAATTTAAGAAGAGTGTCCGCCCTGTCAGCGCTGTCAGCCACCGGGCTGTTTCTGTTCATCTTTTTCAGGGATATAACCGCATTGGGGAGCCATTTCATATACCAGGCAACTTATGTACCCCACATAACGTCGGTGCTCATTCCAGGCATAAACCTGGAGCCGCTATTTGATATAAACCTGCTAATAGGAGGAGGAATAAAGATAGCCATATGTCTGTATGCCGCCTCAACCATGTTGGCTGATATCATAGGTGCAGGCGATTACAGGAAGCTCACCACGGCGTTATTGACATTCTGTGTAGTACTTTCTATATGGATATACGAAAATATATTCGAAATGTTCAATTGGGCCGAAAATGTGTGGCCTTATTATTCAATACCCTTCCAGTTTGCCATCCCCCTCATTTTACTGCTTTTATCCTTGAAGAATAAAAATAAGGCGAACACAACGGAGTCAGCTGAACAGTGA
- a CDS encoding DUF3006 domain-containing protein: MKKVIIDRFEGNFAVCEDEDRKMINVERSRLPEGAEEGTVLVLKVSGEDIEIEIDHDETRARKMKIKEMMDSLFS, translated from the coding sequence ATGAAAAAGGTCATCATAGACAGGTTTGAGGGAAATTTTGCTGTCTGCGAGGATGAAGACAGGAAGATGATCAATGTAGAGAGGTCAAGGCTGCCCGAGGGTGCAGAGGAAGGTACCGTCCTGGTGCTTAAAGTGAGCGGTGAGGACATCGAGATTGAGATAGACCACGATGAAACCCGTGCCAGAAAGATGAAGATAAAGGAGATGATGGACTCACTGTTCAGCTGA